Below is a window of Pyrobaculum aerophilum str. IM2 DNA.
TATGAGTCCGGCCCCTGGCCTAGCCACGTGGCGGAGCTGAAGAAGAGCAAATACCCCATTGAGGCATACGCCGCGGGGCTTGCCGCCAGGAAGACCATGTGGGCGGCCGGGTCGGCGAAAATAAGATATGTATACACTGGGTTTATCGCCCGCAGGACTCGCGACGGGAAAATAGCCGAGCTCCACTTCCGCGTATGGCAACCGTCAGGATATCTCTACAGCACTGAGAAGCTGAGAAAACTAGTGGACTTCGCCGATAAATACGGCCTTGGGCTAATAGAACTGGCGGGACAACAGGGACAGATGATAATATCCGTGAGGCCCGAGGTGGCCGATGAGGCAGTGGATTATTTGAGAAACGTAGTTGGTACAGATATCGGCGCCACTGGGGACACCATTAGAGAGCTGGCCGCGTGCGTGGGGCCCGCCCTCTGCGAGTTCGCCCTGTACAACACCTTGGAGGCCAGGGACAAGTTCTTGACCCATCCCAAGATATACGAGTGGATGTCCAACCAGCTGTTTCCCTTTAAGTTCAAGGCGAAGTTCTCCGGCTGTCCCTTCGACTGCACCAGGGCTGTTCATCGCGCTGATTTTGGTTTTATTGGCGTTTGGGAGGGCGCTCCTGAGGTGGATCAAGAGCTTTTGAGGAGGAAGATTGAGGCTGGGGAGGTGGACCCGGCCAAGCTGGCAGCTAATTGCCCAAGCGGGGCAATTACATGGGACGGTAAGGAGTTGAAAATAGACGGCAGTAGGTGTAAAAAATCCATGCACTGCATAAGAGCGGCGTTCCCAGCAATAAAACCGGGGAAGAAGGTGAAAATAGCCGTAGTCGTCGGCGGGCATGTAAAGGGCAGATTCGGCGGCAAAATGGGCAAGCCGTTGGCAGTTGTTAACTCAGTGGAGGAGGCCATGGACTGGGTGGTAAAGACTGTGGAGAGCTGGATGGAGTACATGGAAAAGGGCGTGGTGAAGCATAAAGACAGAATTGGCGACTTTATTATGAAGGTCGGGTTTAAGAAATACCTCACGGAAATCCTCGGCATAAATGAGGAGAGGAAGCCCACTCTACACCCGTCGTTGAGAGCAGGCGCGGTGCTAGACGACGAGGAGAGGACAATGTGGGCTAATTGGGCCGGCAAGATAGTAGAGGAGTACTTCGGGAAGAGGCCATGACCGCCGACCCCGTCGCGCAGAGGCTTCAGAAGAGGTTGCCAGTTCCTTACACTGAGTGGTTGCCCGAGTTAATAAGGCGCAATGTGGGCAAGTGGGTGGACAGGAAGTTCCACGGCTACGGCATTATTGAACCCATATCCTCAACTGGGGATAGGGTGTTCACCGTAAAGGTGGGCACTCCGCCGAATTTCAGAATGAGCACGGAGACTTTGAGAAAATTTATAGATATTGCAGATAAGCTGGGCATCGGCGGTATAAAAATCACCCGCAACGGCAATTTGGAAATTCTCACCGACTCTCTAGACAAGGCGTTGAAGATAAAAGAAGAGGTGGAGAAAATGGGCTTCCCAGTGGGAGGGTGGGGGCCTACTCTGTGGTCTATAAATTCGTGTACTGCATTTCTCACGTGTACCACGGCGGTTGTAGACGCGCCGAGTATTACTAAAGTGCTGTACGACCACTTAAAGCCCTACTTCACCGGAGAGGTGAAACTGCCGGCTAAGTTGAGGATTAACGTGTCGGGATGCCCCAGCTCTTGCGGAGGCTTTACCTCTGATATAAATATCGTCGGCCACTACGGAGACGCGCCGACTTACGACCCAGAGCGCGTCAAGTTATGTCTGCCTAAGTCGGCTAAGGCGCTTGAGATGGGCCACGTGCCCGAGGTGGCTGAGGTCTGCCCCACCGGCGCAATTAAAGTATACGGCAAGCCTGACGGCACCGTAGGCTTAGACGTCATTAGGAGCAAATGCATTGCCTGCGGCCGTTGCCGCGACGTCTGCGACTGGATTGATTTCGACGAGTCTAAAGCCGGCGTGGCTATTTTAGTAGGCGGAAAGGCCAGCAACACTGGCCGCGGCCCCATGCCCTCTATACAAGTAATACCGTGGGTGCCCGCCATACCGCCTGAATATAGAGAGATCGTGGCCGTTGTGAAGATAATTATAGACGTCTGGAGGACAAACGCCAGAGAGGGCGAACGTATCGGCGACTGGATAGCCCGGATTGGAATGGAGCAGTTCTACAAGCTCTTAGACATACCTGTGACTAAGTGGAACAAGCCTGTAACGCTGGCCGGGGAATTCGGGATAAGACAGTTCGGCCCTATTTAAAGTGAGTATTTACTACATAATTGGAAATCTTCTTTTACAACTCCGCTTCCGTTATGGAGTTGAAGAAGTTGACGACAGCGTTGAGCTTGTAAATTTAGTAAAGTCCCAGGAGGAGGGAGTTGAGAAGACGTATATCTACTCGCCCCCGGGGCGTCCGCGGCCCTATTTAATATCAGCCATGCTGTCCCCTCCATACGTGGCGCTGGCAGTGGCGGATTTAGACGATGTGCGGCAGATACACGCCGATATCCCCCTTGAGGACGTTGAGGAGGCCACTACGGTGGTAGTGGACAACTACGCCCCGTTTATAATGCCCTTAAAAAAAGACGATGGGGTTATCTACGGAGTGCTGGGGTTTAAGACTGTGGTGGAGTCCGATGTTTTAACCGGCGGGTTCTTTGAAACATTGCTTGAAGACTTCGAGTTAAACAGCGATAAATACTTTAGTTCAATTGTTAATAAACTCACTGAATTGAAACAAAAATAAGATAATACCCCTTTTCTGTTCACATATTTATTAATAAATCTCCTTATCTATGTGTATATAGATATCTTTAGATATTTGTAAAGTTAAGTAAACTTTAAATATATTAAAACTTTAAATATATTATGTTTCACAATAGATAATGTTGTATTGGCCTAAACTTGACGATTCCGCCAATAACATTGTTGCATATGTAGTGAGCAACGGCCCTGTCACTATGTACCGCGTCGCCAGGGATTTAAATCTCCATTTTTCCCATGCGTATAGAAAGTCGAAGAAGCTGGAGGACTCCGGTTTGTTGACCTCTATCGGAGGCCCCAGGGCGAGCCTTTACGACGCCACCGTTCGAGGCCTGTTGTATGCCTATGTGGCAAAGCTGGCGAGCCGCGAGATTATATTAAAGAAACTGAGGGTGGTGCTGGGGCTACACCTCTTCTCTCTGGAAGAGGTGGAGAGCTTTATAAAATTCTTCTTAACAGTGGCGAATAAAGAGGCGCCCGTGGGCAGTCTTGCCACAATGGTCAGTTATATTTTGGACAAATGCGGCTCTGATTATACAAGGTGTATGGCCAACCTCGACGAAAGAGACCGGGTTCTCGCCAGCAGGGTCATGGCCTATGGCATAATAAAACTTATTCACAACTTCTTCGGCGACTCTCTTGTAGTAGCCGACGAGGGCTATTACGCCATTGTGAAATTAAGTACTAGGCAGCTGCTGGCAGTGCAGTGCAAGCTGTGCGGGAGGGAGAAATACTGTAGCCTGGATCCGTGTCCCTCGTTGAAAGACATAATTGAGGTAAAGTTGAGAGACGCCTCTAGGCTAGTGCCAGCCTTTTAATCCACTTTTCTAAAATCTCCGCGCTTTCTATAAAATTGACAAGTGGGATGTTGGTTTTACAAACGCACCTCACGGCGCCTCCGTCGTTTTCCAATAGGTACACGCCGTCTCCGCCGTTTGCCAGCGCTAAGGCGTATTCCCCATCTGCGTAGTACTCTATATAAGGCGGGTGTAGCCGGGGCGGCGTTGCCTTCTCAGTGCAGTCGGGGAAGCTTGTGGCCTCTAAGGCCCACGCCAGTTCCTCATCTCTTATACAACGGCCTCCTGCGCTTAAGACGTGGCCGAACAGGTATAAGCCGTCCTCTAGCACAATCCCCTTGTTGGGGACTCTACACGGCTCGCCGTTTTTAATAATAAATTTCTTTAATTCTGAAAACAGCTCTGGCAAGTAAATACTCACTTCAATCTCTTAACAACTATTTTTAACGTTCCGTCGGGGAGCTTCTCGCTGGAAATCACCTCATGCCCCATTCTCTTAGCCCAGGCCTTGATGTCTGGATCCGCCGCAGGGTCTGTTGCCAGGACTTCTAAAACATCGCCGATTTCAATCTGGGTTATTGCCTTGGCGGTTTCCATAACTGGCACGGGGCAGAACTTCCCCCTGACGTCTAGGACTTTTGGCATGGACTCTCCACAGCTCCCCTTTATAAATTTAGTTACTAATTCGCGCGGGAATATCTCTCCTCTTTTATAAGTGCAAAATTA
It encodes the following:
- a CDS encoding sulfite reductase subunit alpha, whose translation is MEVRVKRPLTVDEYAKEGMEMLKYYESGPWPSHVAELKKSKYPIEAYAAGLAARKTMWAAGSAKIRYVYTGFIARRTRDGKIAELHFRVWQPSGYLYSTEKLRKLVDFADKYGLGLIELAGQQGQMIISVRPEVADEAVDYLRNVVGTDIGATGDTIRELAACVGPALCEFALYNTLEARDKFLTHPKIYEWMSNQLFPFKFKAKFSGCPFDCTRAVHRADFGFIGVWEGAPEVDQELLRRKIEAGEVDPAKLAANCPSGAITWDGKELKIDGSRCKKSMHCIRAAFPAIKPGKKVKIAVVVGGHVKGRFGGKMGKPLAVVNSVEEAMDWVVKTVESWMEYMEKGVVKHKDRIGDFIMKVGFKKYLTEILGINEERKPTLHPSLRAGAVLDDEERTMWANWAGKIVEEYFGKRP
- the dsrB gene encoding dissimilatory-type sulfite reductase subunit beta; its protein translation is MTADPVAQRLQKRLPVPYTEWLPELIRRNVGKWVDRKFHGYGIIEPISSTGDRVFTVKVGTPPNFRMSTETLRKFIDIADKLGIGGIKITRNGNLEILTDSLDKALKIKEEVEKMGFPVGGWGPTLWSINSCTAFLTCTTAVVDAPSITKVLYDHLKPYFTGEVKLPAKLRINVSGCPSSCGGFTSDINIVGHYGDAPTYDPERVKLCLPKSAKALEMGHVPEVAEVCPTGAIKVYGKPDGTVGLDVIRSKCIACGRCRDVCDWIDFDESKAGVAILVGGKASNTGRGPMPSIQVIPWVPAIPPEYREIVAVVKIIIDVWRTNAREGERIGDWIARIGMEQFYKLLDIPVTKWNKPVTLAGEFGIRQFGPI
- a CDS encoding sulfurtransferase TusA family protein, with protein sequence MPKVLDVRGKFCPVPVMETAKAITQIEIGDVLEVLATDPAADPDIKAWAKRMGHEVISSEKLPDGTLKIVVKRLK